A window of Citrus sinensis cultivar Valencia sweet orange chromosome 7, DVS_A1.0, whole genome shotgun sequence contains these coding sequences:
- the LOC107176718 gene encoding uncharacterized protein LOC107176718 — MVNPIPDSVRKIWDNCNIRGVILFSLSLQMVLILFASLRNGTGNKLVISVVWSAYLLADWVANFGVGLITERARDTPDHSKQPAENNELLAFWVPFLLSHLGSPDTITAFALEDNEFWPRHLFGFIFQVVAAVYVFLLTLPGNKLFIPTILMFIAGVIKYFERILALYLASVEKFRESTLRELAEHYQKRDIVIKKDRCYLEVGCQYFKIFKGILLELMSNFKRVNFAGPFFGDFSPEDALGIIEVELNLVYEVLYTKIQVTHSVLGITLRLICFGSVVAALSFFYFHVEKHGFFEFDVCVTYALFLGAMALDIISFFFLIFSDWTLGALGNDDNESRLGNFKNRIASILQRFIILKSPRWHSHSGGGESEVLDTPFLLRRWSGSVAGLSWITYWVEAPPSRVQKVNSYLHLLIIDFVHRSGVHKIFEDITIATNKLIQFLRIYKIIALLDFNLEKLVALFGLGDVLFDIRIKTSISHEPLTKELWRFIFDEMKRKAQYADDPEVGIKRICSATGDCTLQEFDTNGDLIAFMRNMSATYRDFSLIESVIIWHVATELLYYTAEKVSNEKTYNARELSKILSDYMLYLLQLKPALLNSTASFSKFRLRDTCVEAKKFFEEKSLKPNPVKFACEKIMLEFNAWEVLLSVLNDAIKLANELQKLEKDMKWELVSKVWVELLSYGASHCRPKAHAQQVTSGGELITFVWLLLLHFDLVEPKS, encoded by the coding sequence ATGGTTAATCCAATCCCGGATAGTGTAAGGAAAATATGGGATAACTGCAACATACGAGGTGTAATCTTGTTTAGTCTTTCATTGCAAATGGTGTTGATTCTGTTTGCTTCCCTTCGAAATGGCACGGGAAATAAACTGGTAATTTCGGTAGTCTGGTCAGCTTACTTGCTTGCAGATTGGGTTGCTAATTTTGGCGTTGGACTCATCACTGAAAGAGCAAGGGATACTCCTGACCATTCAAAGCAGCCTGCCGAGAACAATGAGCTTTTAGCATTTTGGGTTCCATTTCTGTTGTCACACCTCGGTAGTCCAGACACCATTACTGCATTTGCTCTTGAAGATAACGAATTCTGGCCCAGGCACTTGTTTGGATTCATATTCCAGGTTGTTGCCGCTGTTTATGTCTTTCTTCTGACGCTTCCTGGAAACAAGCTTTTCATCCCAACAATACTCATGTTTATTGCTGGAGTTATCAAGTATTTTGAGAGGATTCTAGCTTTATATCTTGCAAGCGTGGAGAAATTTCGAGAGTCGACTCTTCGAGAACTCGCGGAGCACTATCAAAAACGTGATATTGTGATCAAGAAAGACAGATGTTATCTGGAGGTGGGTTGTCAatacttcaaaattttcaagggGATACTTCTCGAACTCATGTCCAACTTCAAAAGGGTTAATTTTGCAGGGCCTTTCTTTGGTGATTTTAGTCCAGAAGATGCCTTGGGAATAATTGAGGTTGAACTCAACTTGGTTTATGAAGTTTTATATACCAAGATCCAGGTAACACACTCTGTTTTGGGAATTACTTTGCGGCTCATATGTTTTGGCTCAGTTGTGGCAGccctttcatttttctatttccATGTTGAGAAGCATGGTTTCTTTGAGTTTGATGTTTGTGTTACGTACGCCCTGTTCTTGGGTGCCATGGCTCTTGACATcatatctttcttctttctcattttctcGGATTGGACGTTGGGTGCTCTCGGGAATGATGACAATGAATCAAGACTTGGAAATTTCAAAAACCGTATAGCTTCTATTCTTCAGCGGTTTATCATTCTCAAGAGCCCACGGTGGCATTCACACAGTGGTGGCGGCGAGTCCGAGGTGTTGGATACACCTTTTCTGTTACGCAGATGGTCTGGTTCTGTCGCGGGACTCAGTTGGATAACGTATTGGGTCGAGGCGCCTCCCAGCAGAGTACAGAAAGTCAATAGTTATTTGCATCTTCTAATCATTGATTTCGTTCATAGGTCCGGCGTCCATAAAATCTTTGAGGATATAACCATTGCCACAAACAAGCTCATCCAGTTTCTGCGCATTTACAAAATCATTGCGCTTTTAGACTTCAATCTTGAGAAACTCGTTGCTTTGTTCGGCCTAGGTGATGTTTTGTTTGATATAAGAATAAAGACATCAATATCCCATGAGCCACTGACAAAAGAGTTGTGGCGGTTTATATTTGatgaaatgaagagaaaagctCAGTATGCAGATGATCCAGAGGTGGGTATCAAGAGAATATGTTCAGCTACAGGCGATTGTACTCTGCAGGAATTCGATACTAATGGTGATCTCATAGCATTCATGAGGAACATGTCGGCAACATATCGCGATTTTAGTCTTATTGAGAGCGTTATAATATGGCACGTTGCTACTGAACTCCTTTACTACACTGCCGAAAAAGTTTCAAATGAAAAGACCTACAATGCTAGAGAACTCAGCAAGATCCTCTCGGATTACATGCTGTATCTTCTACAATTGAAGCCCGCCCTGCTGAATTCTACGGccagtttttcaaaatttagactGCGAGATACCTGTGTTGAGGccaagaaattttttgaagaaaagagtCTAAAACCAAATCCGGTCAAGTTTGCATGCGAAAAAATCATGCTTGAATTTAATGCTTGGGAAGTATTGTTATCTGTACTTAATGATGCAATAAAATTGGCCAACGAGCTTCAAAAGCTGGAAAAGGATATGAAATGGGAGTTAGTGAGCAAAGTTTGGGTGGAATTGTTGTCGTATGGAGCAAGTCATTGCAGACCAAAGGCACATGCCCAACAAGTTACTAGTGGCGGAGAGCTTATTACTTTTGTTTGGTTATTGTTGCTTCATTTTGATCTTGTGGAACCTAAATCATAA
- the LOC102620009 gene encoding uncharacterized protein LOC102620009: MVNPIPESVKKIWDNWNIRGVILFSLSLQTVLILFAPLRKGTGNKLIISVIWSAYLLADWAANFAVGLIAENAKDTSEKKHKELLAFWAPFLLLHLGGPDTITAFALEDNELWLRHLFGLIFQAVAAGYIFLLSLPGNQLLFPTILIFIAGIIKYVERTRALFLASSEKFRDSMLRKPDPGPNYAKFVETYVSNIRANIQTGISLVPEARFFYRDPGNIENKLDYLEVMHFASQYFNHFKGLIVDLISSFRQLYRTRASFTTEFSPEDALRIIEVELNFIYDVFHTKIQVTHSVLGIILRFTSFGSVLVALSIFYLRVEKNGFNEDGNTESRLGKTKSRIADALRWCLVLKSPRWQECHVQHSHRGIKHEVLATPFMFRRWSGSVSGHSLIRYCLKARPSRVHNLACCNKVIKKLGIDIIFQIIARTTNKGMQFLQIYKIVRVLGFVIKKLLVLLGLAGIVDKISIELYLSHEKFPKELWLLIYNEVKRKSLSAGSPEALRRICSAKGDWILQEWNGEVVLESYGIADVAYDESILLWHTATELLYYTTEEGADEITYNAREFSKLLSDYILYLLVSKPAIMDAVAVIAKIRLQDTCADAVRFFKEKGIKSNEVKKACESILKVDTSFPPRDVKGDKTKSVLFDASVLAKELQELEVGKKWKLVSQVWVELLSYAAFHCGPRTHAQQVSEGGELITFVWLLMAHFGLVEQFEDNKLDTRTEINGQMFTQITG; this comes from the exons ATGGTTAATCCAATTCCTGAAAGCGTCAAGAAAATATGGGATAACTGGAACATACGTGGTGTAATCTTGTTCAGTCTTTCATTACAAACAGTCTTGATTCTGTTTGCTCCACTCCGAAAAGGCACGGGCAATAAACTGATCATCTCCGTAATCTGGTCAGCGTACTTGCTTGCAGACTGGGCTGCTAATTTTGCCGTCGGACTCATCGCAGAAAATGCAAAGGATACCTCCGAGAAGAAGCATAAGGAGCTTTTAGCATTTTGGGCCCCATTTCTATTGTTACACCTCGGTGGTCCAGACACTATAACTGCATTTGCTCTTGAAGATAACGAACTCTGGCTCAGACACCTGTTTGGTCTAATATTCCAGGCTGTTGCCGCTGGTTATATCTTCCTCCTGTCTCTTCCCGGAAACCAGCTTCTGTTCCCAACAATACTCATCTTTATTGCTGGAATTATTAAGTACGTGGAGAGGACTCGTGCTCTGTTTCTTGCAAGCTCGGAGAAATTCCGAGACTCGATGCTTAGGAAACCTGACCCTGGCCCAAATTACGCAAAGTTCGTGGAGACATATGTTTCTAATATTCGGGCTAATATTCAAACAGGCATATCGTTGGTGCCAGAGGCTCGATTTTTTTATAGGGATCCTGGTAATATTGAGAATAAACTAGATTATCTGGAGGTGATGCACTTTGCTAGTCAATACTTCAATCATTTCAAAGGGCTAATTGTCGATCTCATCTCCAGCTTCCGCCAGCTTTACAGAACACGAGCTTCGTTTACTACGGAGTTTAGTCCAGAAGATGCATTGAGAATAATTGAGGTTGAACTTAACTTTATTTATGATGTTTTCCATACCAAGATCCAGGTAACACATTCTGTACTGGGAATTATTTTGCGATTCACATCTTTTGGCTCTGTTCTTGTAGCcctttcaattttctatttacGAGTGGAGAAGAATGGTTTCAATGA AGATGGAAACACTGAGTCAAGACTTGGGAAGACCAAAAGCCGGATAGCCGATGCTCTCCGCTGGTGTCTTGTGCTCAAGAGCCCAAGGTGGCAAGAATGTCATGTGCAGCATTCACACCGCGGAATCAAGCATGAGGTGTTGGCAACACCCTTCATGTTTCGCAGGTGGTCTGGTTCTGTCTCAGGACACAGCTTGATAAGATATTGCCTCAAGGCACGTCCAAGCAGAGTGCATAATCTTGCCTGCTGCAATAAAGTCATTAAAAAATTGGGCATTGATATAATCTTTCAGATTATAGCCAGGACCACAAACAAGGGCATGCAGTTTCTGCAAATTTACAAAATCGTCAGGGTTTTAGGCTTTGTAATCAAGAAACTCCTTGTTTTATTGGGCCTAGCTGGTATTGTGGATAAGATAAGTATCGAACTATATCTATCCCATGAGAAATTTCCTAAAGAATTGTGGCTGCTTATATACAAtgaagttaaaagaaaatctctgAGTGCAGGATCTCCTGAGGCTTTGAGGAGAATATGCTCAGCTAAAGGCGATTGGATTCTGCAGGAGTGGAATGGAGAAGTTGTTCTAGAGAGTTATGGTATTGCTGATGTTGCCTATGATGAAAGCATTCTATTATGGCACACTGCTACCGAACTCCTTTACTACACTACTGAAGAAGGTGCTGATGAAATTACTTACAATGCTCGAGAATTCAGCAAGCTCCTCTCGGATTACATTCTGTATCTTTTAGTATCAAAGCCTGCCATAATGGATGCTGTGGCAGTAATTGCAAAAATAAGATTGCAAGACACTTGTGCAGATGCCGTCAgattctttaaagaaaaaggcaTAAAATCAAATGAGGTAAAGAAGGCCTGTGAAAGCATTCTGAAAGTGGATACATCTTTTCCACCTAGGGATGTGAAGGGGGATAAAACAAAATCTGTATTGTTTGATGCGAGCGTGTTGGCCAAAGAACTTCAAGAGTTAGAGGTAGGGAAGAAATGGAAGTTAGTGAGCCAAGTGTGGGTGGAATTGTTGTCGTATGCGGCATTTCACTGTGGCCCAAGGACACATGCTCAACAAGTAAGTGAGGGAGGGGAGCTTATTACTTTTGTATGGTTATTGATGGCTCATTTTGGTCTTGTAGAGCAATTCGAAGATAATAAGCTGGATACAAGAACTGAAATTAATGGCCAAATGTTCACTCAAATTACGGGCTAG